In Nicotiana tabacum cultivar K326 chromosome 17, ASM71507v2, whole genome shotgun sequence, one DNA window encodes the following:
- the LOC107774393 gene encoding uncharacterized protein LOC107774393 yields the protein MPPTTAIAAVLLLLQLFFITTTISAPIVGLDSFLAQQSRVDPTATNDSFLSLPSSIKKHLSHPSLNNPTTPSSLLSFQLSVPITVKLVGSNFSSSSKSQLSSFLSSAISSDQFHVITPFSYQPSHHLSISHSLHLDVSHSSNSLSSRLSETLKTHLSTVPSSFRSVLAAVPHEIIDEIIKQDYEKEKPINGIYIYILNLGSQSKPYAYSYTPGDPSPAFTKCLGTVWTGKDRYLWIDLGAGPVDYGPALSGDGVLPRGEFHPFASLHGRPKSQKALLSDLASLVWSAYQVLLVPSLRIPVPFENSLIVEFIHIHSNSDNKDSFGLDWKLIERNFMDEVNENGLLFGDQSLRFKKYEVNLAECPICSFAILRAATSYTSRYLFDNYTLIVSEYLDSKRLHQTLSESAEEFRKVAKLPEEDFAGRILPVYVFDLDVNTILLLDRYHQSVAFKDMVIAVRTKSTQTVSDYSCNGRHVFTQSRELERPLVGSILQSMWGVSPTHMVWSPRHNSTLVDYTWSIGQTPFGPFSEVSSLSFVQKDAARRNVLLTSLNYSITSALEVLGSIAAHGGERKLLKHNQLTEFMQRWNLFKYKLDKAVSALSHFDFEMALYYMRSSDHDIYAIHSLVYHASQELEASLDCFKDPPFPWASVSMTAGVIIFLLYVWVKRDKFFSNKRKQF from the coding sequence ATGCCTCCGACCACTGCCATCGCCGCCGTCCTTCTCCTCCTTCAACTCTTCTTCATCACAACCACCATCTCCGCCCCAATCGTGGGACTAGACTCCTTCCTCGCTCAACAATCCCGGGTTGACCCGACTGCCACAAACGATTCATTCCTCTCCCTTCCTTCTTCCATCAAAAAACACCTCTCCCACCCCTCCTTAAACAACCCAACCACCCCTTCTTCCCTCCTCTCGTTCCAACTCTCCGTCCCCATCACCGTCAAGCTCGTCGGCTCCAACTTCTCGTCCTCTTCCAAATCTCAGCTCTCTTCATTTCTCAGCTCAGCAATTTCTTCCGATCAGTTCCACGTCATCACCCCTTTCTCTTATCAACCATCTCATCATCTCTCTATTTCCCATTCCCTTCACCTTGACGTGTCACATTCTTCTAATTCCCTTTCTTCACGTTTATCTGAAACCCTCAAAACTCACCTCTCTACCGTCCCTTCATCTTTCAGATCCGTGCTCGCCGCCGTCCCGCACGAGATCATCGATGAAATAATTAAACAGGACTATGAAAAAGAGAAACCAATTAATGGGATTTACATTTATATTCTCAATTTGGGCTCCCAGTCAAAACCCTATGCTTACAGCTACACTCCTGGAGATCCGTCCCCGGCTTTCACTAAGTGTTTGGGCACTGTATGGACCGGAAAAGATCGGTATTTGTGGATTGATTTGGGGGCTGGCCCGGTTGATTATGGGCCTGCGTTGTCCGGCGATGGCGTGCTGCCACGTGGCGAGTTTCATCCGTTTGCTTCGTTGCACGGCCGCCCCAAGTCCCAAAAGGCACTGCTTTCGGATTTGGCGTCTTTGGTTTGGAGTGCTTATCAGGTTCTTCTTGTGCCCTCTTTGCGAATTCCTGTCCCGTTTGAGAATTCGTTAATTGTTGAGTTTATACATATACATAGTAATTCGGATAATAAGGATAGTTTTGGGTTAGATTGGAAGTTGATAGAGAGGAATTTCATGGATGAAGTAAATGAAAATGGGTTGTTGTTTGGTGATCAATCTTTGAGATTTAAGAAGTATGAGGTGAATTTAGCAGAGTGTCCTATTTGTTCTTTTGCCATTTTGAGGGCTGCTACTTCGTATACTTCTAGGTACTTGTTTGATAATTATACTCTGATTGTCAGTGAGTACCTGGACTCGAAGCGTTTACACCAGACATTGTCTGAATCGGCTGAGGAGTTTAGGAAGGTTGCTAAGCTTCCTGAGGAGGACTTTGCGGGAAGGATTCTTCCGGTTTATGTTTTTGATTTGGACGTTAATACGATTCTGTTGCTTGATCGTTATCATCAGTCCGTGGCCTTTAAGGATATGGTTATTGCAGTCAGGACGAAGAGTACGCAGACTGTGAGTGATTATAGTTGTAACGGGCGTCATGTGTTTACACAGTCTCGCGAGTTGGAGAGACCCCTTGTAGGTTCCATCTTACAGAGCATGTGGGGTGTTTCCCCGACACATATGGTATGGAGCCCGAGACATAACAGTACTCTAGTTGACTATACGTGGAGCATTGGGCAGACACCATTTGGCCCATTTTCGGAGGTTTCTTCCTTGTCGTTTGTCCAGAAGGATGCTGCGAGGAGAAATGTGTTGCTGACATCGTTGAACTATAGTATTACTAGTGCTCTTGAGGTTCTTGGATCCATTGCTGCACATGGCGGGGAGAGAAAGCTTCTGAAGCATAATCAGCTTACTGAGTTCATGCAGCGGTGGAACTTGTTCAAGTACAAGCTAGACAAGGCAGTTTCAGCGCTATCACATTTTGACTTCGAAATGGCTCTGTATTACATGAGGTCGTCGGATCATGATATTTATGCCATTCATTCTCTTGTTTACCATGCTTCTCAAGAGCTGGAAGCGTCGCTAGACTGTTTCAAGGACCCACCATTTCCCTGGGCATCAGTTTCTATGACTGCTGGAGTTATAATTTTCCTTTTGTATGTTTGGGTAAAAAGAGATAAGTTCTTTTCCAACAAGCGAAAacaattttga
- the LOC107774392 gene encoding uncharacterized protein LOC107774392 isoform X1 encodes MGDTSPATQNSSTSITDLDMDALVHCATYLNIQDLSNIAISCKYLQRAAYSDSIWQSLFRQQWSPIVPSSFPHTSTAREAYLARRSDVLQFKFIDPIVVEFATEAKPHENLHLDKDNIIFSQGSSVHIVNIDNFLDGNDPYVTLSDHTARITSMSSHNPTNCRLIPFEETCLYGIKTQKNDNLLVTSSFDHSIRLWWKGRCQRCLRGHNGSVSTLSDKLLGDCPSNILASGGLDGTVRLWSLDSSGKRGQQALKATLYGHEKPVVLMSVAGHKTSLLVSISRNSKVMVWDTSTSSAVRSSCCVGKSTVPGAPKAMKCHESLIYVAAGSSVVAIDIRTMRQVFKVNHKKELHSFQMLPEKSLICTGLAQRAMLWDVRKGCDIQKGEAVAELDGHKGNVNLLHMDPYKIVSGGLEDFEVHVWETGSGGRTCSFISCPRCDSPPGFGCSAMAVDGCRIVTACNDEDHSALCFRDFNNAMVPTSSDSSILESKFWGPQSQSDTEEEPDNDST; translated from the exons ATGGGGGACACTTCACCGGCGACTCAAAATAGCTCGACAAGCATAACTGACCTTGACATGGACGCATTGGTTCACTGTGCAACTTACTTGAATATTCAAGACCTGTCAAACATAGCTATATCTTGTAAATACCTTCAAAGAGCTGCCTATTCTGACTCTATTTGGCAATCCCTTTTCAG ACAGCAGTGGTCTCCAATAGTACCTTCTAGCTTTCCTCATACATCAACTGCCAGGGAAGCATACCTTGCCAGGCGTAGTGATGTGCTGCAATTCAAGTTCATTGACCCTATTGTTGTAGAGTTTGCTACCGAGGCAAAACCTCATGAAAATCTGCATCTTGACAAAGACAATATCATATTTTCTCAG GGCTCTTCAGTCCATATAGTGAACATTGACAATTTTTTGGATGGAAATGATCCATATGTCACACTCAGTGATCACACCGCCAGAATTACTTCTATGAG TAGCCATAATCCTACTAACTGCAGATTAATTCCATTTGAAGAGACATGCCTGTATGGTATCAAGACACAGAAAAATGACAATCTTTTGGTAACCTCAAGCTTTGACCATTCAATTCGGCTATGGTGGAAG GGGCGTTGTCAACGATGTCTCAGAGGCCATAATGGTTCAGTTTCCACACTTTCAGACAAATTGTTGGGTGATTGTCCTAGTAATATACTTGCAAGCGGTGGTTTGGATGGAACTGTTCGATTATGGTCCCTTGATTCTAGTGGTAAGCGCGGCCAACAAGCTTTAAAGGCGACACTTTACGGGCATGAGAAACCTGTAGTGCTGATGTCAGTTGCTGG GCACAAGACATCTCTTCTAGTGAGCATATCAAGGAACTCCAAG GTGATGGTTTGGGACACTTCTACTTCATCAGCTGTTCGCTCTTCATGCTGTGTGGGAAAGAGCACTGTGCCTGGCGCACCTAAGGCAATGAAGTGTCATGAATCACTGATCTATGTTGCGGCTGGTTCCTCGGTTGTTGCAATTGATATAAGAACAATGCGTCAAGTCTTTAAAGTGAACCATAAAAAAGAATTACATTCATTTCAAATGTTGCCAGAGAAATCATTGATCTGTACAGGGTTAGCTCAAAG AGCAATGCTCTGGGATGTCAGAAAAGGATGTGACATACAGAAGGGAGAAGCAGTAGCGGAGTTAGACGGACATAAAGGCAATGTAAATCTCTTGCACATGGATCCCTACAAAATTGTTAGTGGTGGGCTGGAGGATTTCGAAGTACATGTTTGGGAGACGGGGAGTGGTGGACGAACATGTTCTTTCATTAGCTGCCCTCGATGTGATTCCCCTCCAGGCTTTGGGTGTTCTGCAATGGCTGTAGATGGATGTAGAATAGTTACAGCGTGTAATGATGAAGACCATAGCGCCTTGTGTTTTCGGGACTTCAATAATGCGATGGTTCCCACCTCTTCTGATTCAAGCATCCTCGAATCAAAATTTTGGGGTCCTCAATCACAGAGTGATACTGAAGAAGAGCCAGATAATGATTCAACATAG
- the LOC107774392 gene encoding uncharacterized protein LOC107774392 isoform X2 encodes MGDTSPATQNSSTSITDLDMDALVHCATYLNIQDLSNIAISCKYLQRAAYSDSIWQSLFRQQWSPIVPSSFPHTSTAREAYLARRSDVLQFKFIDPIVVEFATEAKPHENLHLDKDNIIFSQGSSVHIVNIDNFLDGNDPYVTLSDHTARITSMRLIPFEETCLYGIKTQKNDNLLVTSSFDHSIRLWWKGRCQRCLRGHNGSVSTLSDKLLGDCPSNILASGGLDGTVRLWSLDSSGKRGQQALKATLYGHEKPVVLMSVAGHKTSLLVSISRNSKVMVWDTSTSSAVRSSCCVGKSTVPGAPKAMKCHESLIYVAAGSSVVAIDIRTMRQVFKVNHKKELHSFQMLPEKSLICTGLAQRAMLWDVRKGCDIQKGEAVAELDGHKGNVNLLHMDPYKIVSGGLEDFEVHVWETGSGGRTCSFISCPRCDSPPGFGCSAMAVDGCRIVTACNDEDHSALCFRDFNNAMVPTSSDSSILESKFWGPQSQSDTEEEPDNDST; translated from the exons ATGGGGGACACTTCACCGGCGACTCAAAATAGCTCGACAAGCATAACTGACCTTGACATGGACGCATTGGTTCACTGTGCAACTTACTTGAATATTCAAGACCTGTCAAACATAGCTATATCTTGTAAATACCTTCAAAGAGCTGCCTATTCTGACTCTATTTGGCAATCCCTTTTCAG ACAGCAGTGGTCTCCAATAGTACCTTCTAGCTTTCCTCATACATCAACTGCCAGGGAAGCATACCTTGCCAGGCGTAGTGATGTGCTGCAATTCAAGTTCATTGACCCTATTGTTGTAGAGTTTGCTACCGAGGCAAAACCTCATGAAAATCTGCATCTTGACAAAGACAATATCATATTTTCTCAG GGCTCTTCAGTCCATATAGTGAACATTGACAATTTTTTGGATGGAAATGATCCATATGTCACACTCAGTGATCACACCGCCAGAATTACTTCTATGAG ATTAATTCCATTTGAAGAGACATGCCTGTATGGTATCAAGACACAGAAAAATGACAATCTTTTGGTAACCTCAAGCTTTGACCATTCAATTCGGCTATGGTGGAAG GGGCGTTGTCAACGATGTCTCAGAGGCCATAATGGTTCAGTTTCCACACTTTCAGACAAATTGTTGGGTGATTGTCCTAGTAATATACTTGCAAGCGGTGGTTTGGATGGAACTGTTCGATTATGGTCCCTTGATTCTAGTGGTAAGCGCGGCCAACAAGCTTTAAAGGCGACACTTTACGGGCATGAGAAACCTGTAGTGCTGATGTCAGTTGCTGG GCACAAGACATCTCTTCTAGTGAGCATATCAAGGAACTCCAAG GTGATGGTTTGGGACACTTCTACTTCATCAGCTGTTCGCTCTTCATGCTGTGTGGGAAAGAGCACTGTGCCTGGCGCACCTAAGGCAATGAAGTGTCATGAATCACTGATCTATGTTGCGGCTGGTTCCTCGGTTGTTGCAATTGATATAAGAACAATGCGTCAAGTCTTTAAAGTGAACCATAAAAAAGAATTACATTCATTTCAAATGTTGCCAGAGAAATCATTGATCTGTACAGGGTTAGCTCAAAG AGCAATGCTCTGGGATGTCAGAAAAGGATGTGACATACAGAAGGGAGAAGCAGTAGCGGAGTTAGACGGACATAAAGGCAATGTAAATCTCTTGCACATGGATCCCTACAAAATTGTTAGTGGTGGGCTGGAGGATTTCGAAGTACATGTTTGGGAGACGGGGAGTGGTGGACGAACATGTTCTTTCATTAGCTGCCCTCGATGTGATTCCCCTCCAGGCTTTGGGTGTTCTGCAATGGCTGTAGATGGATGTAGAATAGTTACAGCGTGTAATGATGAAGACCATAGCGCCTTGTGTTTTCGGGACTTCAATAATGCGATGGTTCCCACCTCTTCTGATTCAAGCATCCTCGAATCAAAATTTTGGGGTCCTCAATCACAGAGTGATACTGAAGAAGAGCCAGATAATGATTCAACATAG